The following nucleotide sequence is from Ailuropoda melanoleuca isolate Jingjing chromosome 12, ASM200744v2, whole genome shotgun sequence.
TTTATATCCAGTTTGTGATTgtgatattttgaaaatggaCTTAAATAAagctgcttatttttcttttacctgaGGTCAGTATGGCTAGAAGGTTCACTTGAACCCTCACCACCTCTACTCCCACTCACAGTATTGATCAGAGTAGCCCCAGTATTAGTCAGCGTGGTAACTCACCACGGTATCAGAACCATCAAAATGATGTTCCCTTTGTCATTTACTGGCCTTGAGAACATTACTTTGGTATTTGAGGTGTAGCATCAGTTTCTTATGGTACGAAGGTAACATCATTGCTAGGATCAGAGCCATTCTTCTCACACAGAGACAAGTGTTTGTTTTCAGCAAAACCACTCTGATGAACCATCTCACCTGCTTACAGCTCTGCTTGAAAGCAGTTTAAAATACGGATATTAGAGCTGTACAGATCTGGTTTGAATACTTTGCTCTCCTATAAGCCTTAATTTTCTCTTGAGTAAAATACGGGTAGGAATACCTACCACATAGAGTTTTGCAGAGAATTAAGATAGAAACTATAAGGCACTTAACATAGAGTCTGGAACCTAGGACATGCCAAATAGTAATTATTAGTGTTTAACACTTAGCATATGGATGCTCACTGAATTTTTGCTGAACAAATGTCTAAGTGAATCACATGAAGCCTACTTCATATTAGTTCTTTCATTGCCCACAGACTGATAGCACAGGTCAACTGACCATTTCTCCTACCTCATTGTATCCTGTCTTGGAACCCGAGCCTGtttactttcctttctctccagtaAGAAAGCGCCTGGCCTCTCGTCAGACATTTCACTAGGGCTTTTTATTATTCTCTCTTGGTGGCTGGAGAATGGGGACTGTAGTTTCCACTCTGACTGAGATAATGGAAACCTCGAGAAACccaattctcttttctccttatgCCTGGCCTCTTGGAAATAAAAGGGCACTTAAAAGTTAACTCTTCAGTAACTACACAGATCCTAGGCAGAGTTCATCGAAAGTAAATGCATAATCAGGGACAGGTCCAGGGCTTTTGGATATCccatacaagaaaagaaaagaaaagaaaaaagaaaacacaccacATTGACCAAGGAAACTAGATAACAATATTATTTGTTGCAAATTAGTTGGTGTCTTTCAggaagtttgttcctttttttttttttaatgattttttattatgttatgttagtcaccatacagtacatccccggtttccgatgtaaagttcgatgattcattagttgtgtataacacccagtgcaccatgcaacacgtgccctccttactacccatcaccggtctatcccattcccccatcagGAAGTTTGTTCCTTAGCTAAAATGAGTTCATATAATTATCTGTTAATCTATTATTCAACCAGTTGTTGATTTGCTTGTGGTTCATTCTGATAGACATAGAAGTAGAGTCAAGGAAGAACTTCCAGAGCATGTCTTGGAAGGAGGGTGGCTGAAGGTGAGATTAGAGAGATCGTTATTTGGAAGGATTGTTTGAAGCACTTGTTTATAGTCAGAGGTAGACACTGAGTCAGGGCCATAATGTTAGTACACTAAGAATCAGAGATTGTGCCCAGATTTGTTGCCCTCTCTTTATCATCCTGTCACTTTGCCTCTTCTGCCTCTCTCACCAATCCTGATGGAAGGTTACAAACGGAATTGAGATTCTGAAGTTCAATTTGTAAAGTAGCAATTGATTACCTTTTGAAAGGAGTCAAGATTAGGAGGATTTAAGCAAGTGATGCTTTCTAGAGCATCTGGCTTACTGCCCAGGAAGAGTAGCCTCGCCCAGAAACTCCAGGAGGCAGCAAGCTGACTTAGAGATGGATGACCCCACCGCAGGGTACCTGCCTGTCTCCTACCTTTGAATGGTCTGACTTTCCAGCCAGCTTCCTTGGGGATATATGCTGCCCAGCTGGTGGCCTGACTATTTTTCCTTGTGACCACCAGGGGATCAAGTATTTGCTGGGCTAGAGGAACAAGCCCGCCAGGCGATGATGAAAACTGATTTTCCTGGAGACCTTGGCAGTCAGCGACAAGCTATCCAACAACTAAGAGATCAGGACTCCAGTAGCAGTGAGTTCTGCACCTTCTGGTAATGACTCAGGGCAATGGGAGAAGAATTATCAAGAGTGTGTGTGCTCTGGGGATTGTGCATGGGGGTTGGGAGGAAGACATGAAGAAGGAGATTTGTGGATCTTCAGTGTTCCCAGAGGTGTTCTAAGGTGTATGAGCATATGCTTATCCAGAGAGAGGACAGGTTTGGCATTATGTTTTAACTCACGGACTGCAGTACTTGGTGCAGTGCCATACACAGAGAGGTTTGTGATGACTGTGATTGGGCAAGGGATCATTAGTACTCAACCTGTCCCTGGCTTAGGTCAAATGAAAAGAATCTCTGTCTCCTAGAGTCTATTTACTTATTATTAACAAAATGTAAGAGTGGCATTAATGAAATTTTTGCTTGAGGACCCCGGTTTAATGTTATATAAGAGAATTTCCTTACTAATGAGATTATGCATCATATAAAATGCTGAAGTCAGAGCACCTcgctggctcacttggtagagcaGGCAGCTGttgatcttggagtcgtgagtttgagacccacagtgggtgtagagattactttaaaaaaatcaattaaaaaaatggaatttaaagaaaggaataaaatgctaAAGTCAAGGTGTTCCCACACCAAGTCCTAATAAATCTCTAGAAAGAGTAGGAAAAGACAGTGGCAGGTAACTAGCTGACCTTATGACCTGCCTGCACAAATACATTTTGAGATGTGTTATTTCCTAGGATGATTTCCTTACTTTACTAATCACATCCATCTGATATTGGTTGGTATTACTGTGAATTCAGagtggcattttttatttttctccacatttgAGGTTGAAGAATAACAGAGGGAAAGAGTTCAGTAGCCTTCTAGGCACTACAGTTTCCACTCAAGCTAATAATTtagcaacaacaaacaaataataatttagtGTCTAATTGCTCGGGTACagaaaaatgaacccaaagaTTTCTAGAAAACCCTTGGAAGCCGCCAGTTTGAGTAACAGGATAGGAATGGCAACATCTATAAAATCTAATAGGTTTCCATTCTGGAAAAGCTGCATCATCCCTCTAGATggcatacttatttttaaaaaatcattttagtagAGAGATGTGTTTGGATTTTCGATCAGTCATGTAATGTGTTTGATACAATGTTGTCTTAGACTAAGTTTACAAATATTCCAGATAAGCTGGTAAGAAAATATGGTATGATTTAATCTGTTCCAATCCTTCATTATTGAGATGAATTCAGATGAAACTTTGAGCTAGGGAATAAGGCATAGATACCATAGGTCCTTCCAGGGCCCAAATCCAGTCCACGAAACAAGTAGAATGTCTAATAGAGACACATGTAACTACTAGCAGATGATTTGCTTAGATTTTCTTATGAAGAAAGGGAATGTAATCAGTTTTGCCCAGAAACTGGTGGATTTCAAAATTACACAAAGGATAGTAGAGAGAAGACAAGAAGCACTGTTAGCTAGGAAAGCTGAGTCTCACAGGTGAAAGTCTACCTTGTATTTCTCTTGCTCACAGTCAGGCCCGGGAATCCAGGATCTAAATGTGGTTGGGATGGGGCTGGAGTCTCACAGCTTCCCTAGGTTTGGCTTCCTCTTGTGATCTTCAAGGTACtagcacttctttttttccttttcagaacaAATTCCCTTTTTtatcatggtttttaaaaaatctttccccCCCCCTATTTTATAAGTAATAGGGGAAAACATCAGTCCACAAAAACCTTGCAGATCCCCCAGCCACAGGCAGACACCCCCCCCAGCCATGTCCTACCCCCTAAATCAAAACAAACTCAATTCTTGGTCACAAGAAATTATATTTCATCCTAAAGAATGGCCTGTTCCCTTCACTTAATGCAGTCAGTTATCTGTCAGATAATCCAGAGAACCAACACAAACAATGGATTTATTTGGCCTAGAATTCTGAGGTACTAGCAGAGTAAGAACACCCTGAGTCAGGTAGCACAACAAATGGCCAAAGGTTGGTTGCTCTCCTCTTTTCTGCTGGGTTGAACAAACCTTTCCCTATAAGGTGACATCATTTTTAGCTAATTTACTACTGCCTCCTTtcttgagaagagagagaaaaaacacttGGTTTTTCTCTAAGTGTGCCTTAGGGTTTGTTGGGAGAGAAAAGATTAGTGGGACTCAGAATAGAATAGTACGTGTGATACCATTGGAAAAATTGTGCAGGGGGTTATGGAGAAAAGTAAGTAATAAAATCAGTGAGAAGTGTGGGTAAGTCAGAGTGGTGTGTTGTGGGAATGAGCATGGTGTGAGGTGCGTGGGAGGTGTGATTTCACGTATGAGATATTTGGGAATCGTGtaagaagaattatttttatgataatgtACAGAGCCCAATAACTATTGTCTAATGCAATTTTgcctcagattttctctttcatgtaaATGGCATTATAAACAATAGCTATAGCTCTTCCACCAACATGATTTGTACCCATCTATACAAACTGTACATTGATATGTAAGGcctgaaaatgttttccattATAGCTACAAACTCTGTGGAAAGCAATTCAAGATGTATTCATGGAAAAATCAGAACAAGTGACCAAATTGTATGTTCCAGGTGACAGCGAGGGTGATGAAGAGGAGACCACGCAAGATGAAGTCTCTTCCCACACATCAGAGGAAGATGGAGGGGTGGTCAAAGTGGAAAAAGAGTTAGAAAATACGGAACAGCCTGTTGGCGGGAATGAAGTGGCAGAGCATGAGGCAAGTGACAACAGCTCCCGAGTCCAGGACCCCCCCTTGCACCCTTCTACTCGGCCCTGATGCGCTTGATCCACAGTAACGGTCTTGCCTCTGATGGGCTCCTGGGCCTTCATGTGAAGTCCTTCTTCCTTCACAGCTCCATTTACCCAAACCTCACACACAACTCTCATCACACCAGCTTTCCTATCCATCCATATATCACTAACCCAGGTACAGCTTCCCCACTTCTTTCCAGACAGAATATCCACTTTTGCAAGACTATCAGCCGACTTCCTGAAGCGTACTCTTGAATATGCTTGCAAATATAAGTCCGAGTGTTACCTGAGGTGCCATCTTTTCTCTAAATTGTTTCCTGAGGATTCCTGCAagaagcagagcaggagggaagctAATCTTCTCTCTGCAGAGTTTACTGGGGGGTGGGCATAAATCAGCAATCCTGGGGCAGCCCTGTGTCCTCAGGGCAGAAAGCCtgggagaaaatgaagacaggAGCAAATGTGATTCCCTTTCCCTATTACTTTTCCCTTCAGTCCATAATGGGAACCTAAGAAAAACATGTGATATCAGGTTGTGTTCCTTTTAACAGGATACCCTGTTAAAAGAAGTAGGGGCAGGGCAAAGAGTGGTAAACAGTCTTAATGAATTGCCTACTTGTTGAATTGCAGGTCACGGGGAACTTGAATTCGGACCCCTTACTTGGACTCTGCCAGTGTCCCCTCTGCCAGCTAGACTGTGGGAGTCGGGAGCAGCTGATTGCTCATGTGTACCAGGTATGGGCTGGGGAGCCACGCGCTCTGGAACATGAGTGCCAGCAGCTCGTTTAGCCCTTGCCTCCAGCTCCCAGGGGAACCTTGGGTTGTTGCTTCCAGTAAGACTCCACTCCAGTCCCTagaatgttttaaagaataagtGGGATATGTTGGGTAAACCCGTTCTGCGTTCCCAGACAGACACACTATgaaaattaagtattatttttttccaaattacttaatgcatgtttgtttgtttgtttgagagggggtggggcaggggcagagggagagagagaatcctaagcagcctccacacccagcatggagcccagtgcggggtgCAGggttggatctcacaaccctgagatcatgacctgagcagaaatcatgaGTCGGAcccttaatccactgagccacccaggtaccccagtgcATATTTTAAATAGTGACATAGAAACTAACATCTGTTTATAATGAGGTcttgttttaaagaagaaaaaaatgaattaacataAATGTTTCTGTAATACTAGAGAAAGTATAAATGAGGGGATCAGAAGAACACAagctttttgtgctttttttccctgATCCAGTCGCAGAGCACCTGTGCCTTGTGATCTGTATTAGAAAGGTATTAGCACACATGGCAGCCTTGGTTTTACCATAAAGATAGTTGGTTCATGAAGGGAGGGCTTTCTTtagaagattgtttttaaaagattaaagaaaaggcAGGGCAAAATGcttttggataccagtcttccTAGCCAGCTTCTACACTTAGCCTTCATTGCTCCCTTAATATGCACCTGTACCTGCACAGTGTGAGGCAACAGATAGAAATTATCCCAAGCATGAATTCTTTGCAGGTTTTGAAGAGGGCTCTGGCTCTGGAGCCCTATTGTTTACCAATCCAGCCACATGTTCCAGAATATAGTCAAAACTCAAACTAATGAAATCTGAACAATAATCTGAATGGCCTGGCCCTTCTGAAGGCCTGTTAACACAAGAGACTCTTACTTTTCCAGGTGCTAAACGGGGAGAATAGTTGAAAATCCCTTGTTCTGAGACTAAGGAAAGGGGACATTTCCCAGAAAGCAGTTTCTAAGTGGGTGTAAATTATCTTAAAGGTAGCATGAGTTGACAGATTAAGGCTCTGTTTTACAGCACACTGCAGCAGTGGTGAGCGCCAAGAGCTACATGTGTCCTGTCTGTGGCCGGGCCCTAAGCTCCCCAGGGTCATTGGGTCGTCACCTCCTAATCCACTCGGAGGACCAGAGGTCTAActgtgctgtgtgtggagcccgTTTTACCAGCCATGCCACATTTAACAGGTTAGCTGGTCACCGAACCCTCGTGCCCTGGGAACAAATTACTCGGTGTGGGTTCTGCTTTCCCAAATCAAAAGAAAGGCTAGAAATAGGTAATGCGAGGGCAACTGACTCTTTGGAAATACAGGTAATGAAGCTAGTAAATATGCCCGTTCCATTAGATATCCCCAAAGGGAAAtgaattctcatttctttcccctattagaataatattttcaactACAAAAAAGTGGGTGGGGGAAGTCCAATAACATCCATGATAAAGCTTGGAGAAGTTACAGGGTGCTGAGAGGCCCCTGATGTGTGAGGACATAGTCTATACTGTGTCCCCGGGAGACTGGAACTGTGTGAATTGTGTCCTAGTTAAATTTGCCTAGGGTACAATGCAGAGTCGGCCAGGGCAGGAGGGGTTGAGCCAGTGGACTCCTCTAAAGGTGGCCTCCACCTCCAGAAGGACTGCCATTTCCACAGTAGGACTGCCTTGCACAGCTCTTACAAACACCATCAGCCAGCTGGACTGAAAACTGCACATTTGTGGGGGATATCTGGCAGTTGGCTCAGTCTCTAACTCCAGGAGGGCTTTAAAACTTGGTAGACACCATAGCCCAGagaaggtgtggggtgggggtggtagaaGAGGTTCCCAAGTACTCAAGTCTGACCCCTAGTGGTGAACTTGGAGCAACTGGCCTGGTAGGACAAGAGTCAGAGCTGGATACCTGAGCCTTGCTAGGAGACACTAACCACCCCCAATTTTTATATTCCAGCGAGAAACTCCCTGAAGTACTTAATATGGAATCCCTACCCCCAGCCCATAGTGAGGGTCCCTCCAGTGCTGAGGGGAAGGACATTGCCTTTAGCCCTCCCGTGTACCCTGCTGGAATTCTGCTTGTGTGCAACAACTGTGCTGCCTACCGTAAGCTACTGGAAGCACAGACCCCCAGTGTTCGCAAGTGGGCCCTACGCCGACAGAATGAGCCGTTGGAAGTACGGCTGCAGCGGCTGGAACGAGAGCGCACGGCCAAGAAAAGTCGGCGGGACAATGAGACCCCGGAGGAGCGGGAAGTAAGGCGCATGAGGGACCGTGAAGCCAAGCGCCTGCAGCGCATGCAGGAGACAGATGAGCAGCGGGCACGCCGGCTGCAGCGGGATCGGGAGGCGATGAGGCTGAAGCGGGCCAATGAAACCCCCGAGAAGAGGCAGGCCCGGCTCATCCGGGAGCGGGAAGCCAAGCGGCTCAAGAGGAGGCTGGAGAAAATGGACATGATGTTGCGAGCTCAGTTTGGCCAGGACCCTTCTGCTATGGCAGCCTTAGCAGCCGAAATGAACTTCTTCCAGCTACCTGTGAGTGGGGTGGAGTTGGACAGCCAGCTCCTGGGCAAGATGGCCTTTGAAGAGCAGAACAGTGGCTCTCTGCACTGAACCCGCCTGCCCTCCCACTCATCCAGTTCCACAGGGATCCGTGTTACAGCCACCCACAGGGCCCTGTCCTTACTGCCAGAGGAAGGCCTGGGTTTGTTGCAGGTGGACCTAAGCACCTCTTGCATGTGGGAGCAGGATGATGgggtcagcagggagccagcctcaGGCAGCTCTGGACGAGGGAGTAGGCACTCCAGAGAACTGGACTCCCAGCCCACTGTTGCAGGGCATGCTTATAGGACTGTGGGGGCAAACCCACGGAGTTGTGAgggcaaataaattaattttatctttactggcctttttctgcttttctctccgtTTCATTCTAGCAAATGAAGTGATCTAGGAGAGACCTAGCTGGAAATTTTAGGCAGGGACTTCTGGCGGATTGTCTTCTGAAGGGAGGGTGCTCCTCAGTTTAGGTGGCCCAGAGATCCCTTGTTTGGGCCTTTACAGGTTGATGAGGCGTTAACTATGACATTAAAGAAAGAACCGATGCTGACCTACTGGATCCATTCCCACAACCCTAACAAAGATCATCTCTGGTCCTGAAGTCCACTTAAACCTAGCTTACCTTTTCCAAACTCAGAAGTAGAGCCTTTCCACCTAACTGGCATTTTCTAAAGAGATGCAGTATTTAGGCTAGGTATTGGCTACTTTTCGCAGCAGACTGCAGTTTGTTAAACTTTAAAAGTTCTATTCTAGACAGCAGTCACCTTCATTTAGGAACATGTTCATAGAAATAGCTCTAATATTAAGGTCTATAGCACCAAGGAACTCTTGTTTGAGAGAAGAGATGATCCATCTTATTTATTCCCCAGAGCCAAGGTAGGATAAGACCCACTGAGAAAAATCCAGAATTAAGGTGAGATGAGAGCTCAAGTTGATAGTGGTCAAAGCAGGGCAAAATGACCAGTTTGTATGTCTGCCAAACCAAGGAGGAGACAAGAGCTGAGGTCATTTCTAAAAAGTGTCTGTGATGGTACAGAACAAGTACAGAACTTTCCTTAGCCTGCACCAAAGGTTGTGTACAGTTTAGATAATTATAGATCTCGAGGTCCAGAAGGAAGTGCCCTAGTTAAGTTGTAGCCAGAAAAATAACTATGCCAGGAATGTGGACCTCTTCCAGTATCATAACAAGGAAACTT
It contains:
- the ZNF821 gene encoding zinc finger protein 821 isoform X1, encoding MSRRKQTNPNKVHWDQVFAGLEEQARQAMMKTDFPGDLGSQRQAIQQLRDQDSSSSDSEGDEEETTQDEVSSHTSEEDGGVVKVEKELENTEQPVGGNEVAEHEVTGNLNSDPLLGLCQCPLCQLDCGSREQLIAHVYQHTAAVVSAKSYMCPVCGRALSSPGSLGRHLLIHSEDQRSNCAVCGARFTSHATFNSEKLPEVLNMESLPPAHSEGPSSAEGKDIAFSPPVYPAGILLVCNNCAAYRKLLEAQTPSVRKWALRRQNEPLEVRLQRLERERTAKKSRRDNETPEEREVRRMRDREAKRLQRMQETDEQRARRLQRDREAMRLKRANETPEKRQARLIREREAKRLKRRLEKMDMMLRAQFGQDPSAMAALAAEMNFFQLPVSGVELDSQLLGKMAFEEQNSGSLH
- the ZNF821 gene encoding zinc finger protein 821 isoform X3, producing MSRRKQTNPNKVHWDQVFAGLEEQARQAMMKTDFPGDLGSQRQAIQQLRDQDSSSSDSEGDEEETTQDEVSSHTSEEDGGVVKVEKELENTEQPVGGNEVAEHEVTGNLNSDPLLGLCQCPLCQLDCGSREQLIAHVYQRETP
- the ZNF821 gene encoding zinc finger protein 821 isoform X2, with translation MSRRKQTNPNKVHCDSEGDEEETTQDEVSSHTSEEDGGVVKVEKELENTEQPVGGNEVAEHEVTGNLNSDPLLGLCQCPLCQLDCGSREQLIAHVYQHTAAVVSAKSYMCPVCGRALSSPGSLGRHLLIHSEDQRSNCAVCGARFTSHATFNSEKLPEVLNMESLPPAHSEGPSSAEGKDIAFSPPVYPAGILLVCNNCAAYRKLLEAQTPSVRKWALRRQNEPLEVRLQRLERERTAKKSRRDNETPEEREVRRMRDREAKRLQRMQETDEQRARRLQRDREAMRLKRANETPEKRQARLIREREAKRLKRRLEKMDMMLRAQFGQDPSAMAALAAEMNFFQLPVSGVELDSQLLGKMAFEEQNSGSLH